A portion of the Cryptomeria japonica chromosome 5, Sugi_1.0, whole genome shotgun sequence genome contains these proteins:
- the LOC131042162 gene encoding G-type lectin S-receptor-like serine/threonine-protein kinase At2g19130, translated as MGKNGLPAYTMFALTLLIIICNCDGLSTGRGDSLSLGASLIENQTIISKNGTFRLGFFSPNGSNNWYIGIWYAKRPEQVIVWVANRENPAKNKPGVLKLSKKGNLGLFDAEGTSLWSVNVSNKVSRAVLLDSGNFIMLRNDKKPETVWQSFDYPVDIWLPEMKFGGQQKLIAWKNSKDPAPGLFSLHLDSSEKQFVLTWNNSIRYWKSGTWDGHFFSAVPELVNGDLYNLRLESTSSGLYISYELVDKISCFLQVKSGVIQPIALYDGFEPIMVGSRPRDQCDVYGLCGAYGRCNSNNIQFCSCVEGFSPADNHTWDSKDWWSSGCVRQSPLNCSTKKGSTDEFIDSGATLPDDSALSYPAPTKEDCQKACLRNCSCTAFAFNSPSGTCQIWSGDLLNMQNRPSDSRPTVSIRAAASALPKFHKSPSSSKQKIIIIVSALALALSIFLFLMWQRYRLRPPNEIREDSSDSCLRMFSYMELKIATRNFRSKLGRGGFGSVFKGSLTDGTLVAVKQLEGSRPHEKQFRAEISSLGNIQHANLIRLRGFCAEGSRRLLVYDYMPNGSLNSPLFTSNCKSERKILDWKTRFQIALGTARGLVYLHEECRDRIIHGDIKPENILLDSNFSPKLADFGFSKLVGRDFSNVLTTTRGTIGYLAPEWISGLPITPKVDVYSFGITLLEIISGRRSLDLSVQDSSKYYFPAWAATQICQGKMINIVDESIAAEADVEEVRRASVVGLLCIEREEEMRPSMKQVVRMLEGKMDPQIPPMFSSAVEEKQADRTETDRDSNDNFVK; from the coding sequence ATGGGGAAGAACGGCCTTCCAGCATATACGATGTTCGCTCTTACTCTGTTAATCATAATTTGCAACTGTGACGGGTTATCTACTGGTAGGGGAGATTCTCTTTCCTTGGGCGCCTCGCTGATTGAAAATCAGACAATAATTTCAAAGAATGGCACGTTTAGATTGGGATTTTTCAGTCCAAATGGGAGCAATAACTGGTATATTGGCATCTGGTATGCCAAGAGACCAGAGCAGGTCATTGTTTGGGTGGCTAATAGGGAGAATCCGGCGAAGAACAAGCCTGGCGTTTTGAAGTTATCAAAAAAGGGTAATCTGGGCCTGTTTGATGCAGAGGGCACGTCTCTTTGGTCTGTCAATGTATCGAACAAGGTCTCAAGGGCTGTGCTCTTAGATTCTGGTAATTTTATAATGCTGAGAAATGACAAAAAACCTGAGACTGTTTGGCAGAGTTTCGACTATCCTGTAGATATCTGGTTGCCCGAGATGAAGTTCGGTGGACAGCAAAAGCTAATCGCTTGGAAAAACTCAAAGGATCCCGCTCCTGGCCTTTTCTCCCTTCACTTGGATTCATCTGAAAAACAATTCGTGCTAACATGGAACAATTCTATCCGGTATTGGAAGAGTGGAACTTGGGACGGCCATTTTTTCAGTGCAGTTCCGGAATTGGTAAACGGAGACTTGTACAATCTCAGGCTTGAAAGTACCAGCTCTGGTTTGTATATCAGTTATGAATTGGTGGACAAGATCTCATGTTTTCTCCAGGTTAAGTCCGGAGTGATACAACCAATTGCTTTGTATGATGGGTTTGAACCGATCATGGTGGGTAGTCGCCCAAGAGATCAATGTGATGTATATGGTCTTTGTGGCGCTTATGGAAGATGTAACTCCAACAACATTCAGTTCTGCAGCTGCGTGGAAGGCTTCTCGCCGGCAGATAATCACACCTGGGACTCAAAAGACTGGTGGTCTAGTGGCTGTGTTCGGCAGAGCCCATTAAACTGCAGTACCAAAAAAGGCAGCACTGACGAATTTATCGACTCTGGTGCAACGTTGCCTGATGATTCAGCTTTGTCATACCCTGCACCCACAAAGGAGGATTGCCAGAAAGCCTGCCTCCGTAACTGCTCGTGCACTGCATTTGCTTTCAATTCTCCTTCAGGCACCTGTCAAATCTGGTCCGGAGATTTGCTAAACATGCAAAACCGTCCATCAGACAGCAGACCTACTGTCTCCATTCGAGCAGCTGCCTCTGCACTTCCAAAGTTTCATAAATCACCGTCCTCCTCCAAACAGAAAATCATAATTATTGTGAGTGCTCTCGCCCTTGCTTTGAGTATCTTTTTATTCTTAATGTGGCAAAGGTATCGGCTACGACCACCAAATGAGATACGTGAGGATTCCTCAGACTCTTGTCTTAGAATGTTTAGTTACATGGAGTTGAAGATTGCAACAAGGAATTTCAGGTCCAAGTTAGGAAGGGGAGGATTCGGCTCAGTGTTCAAAGGATCTCTAACAGATGGTACGCTTGTGGCCGTGAAGCAATTGGAAGGTTCAAGACCACATGAGAAACAGTTCCGAGCTGAAATCAGTTCTCTTGGCAACATACAACATGCTAATTTGATTAGACTTCGAGGGTTTTGTGCAGAAGGTTCCAGAAGGTTACTGGTTTATGATTACATGCCCAATGGCTCTCTAAATTCCCCACTGTTCACCAGTAATTGCAAAAGTGAACGGAAGATACTCGACTGGAAGACACGATTCCAAATCGCTTTAGGCACTGCACGAGGTTTAGTTTATCTCCACGAGGAGTGTAGAGATCGCATCATTCATGGCGATATAAAGCCCGAGAACATTCTTCTGGATAGTAATTTTTCACCCAAATTAGCAGATTTTGGGTTTTCAAAGCTTGTGGGTAGAGATTTCAGCAACGTACTGACCACAACAAGAGGAACGATAGGGTATTTAGCTCCAGAGTGGATCTCCGGTCTTCCCATCACTCCCAAGGTTGATGTTTACAGTTTTGGTATTACACTCTTGGAAATCATTTCTGGGAGAAGAAGTCTAGATTTAAGTGTGCAAGATTCAAGTAAGTATTACTTTCCCGCGTGGGCTGCTACTCAAATTTGCCAGGGGAAGATGATTAATATTGTGGACGAAAGTATTGCGGCGGAGGcagatgttgaagaggtgagaagagCAAGTGTTGTAGGGTTGTTATGCATAGAAAGGGAGGAGGAGATGAGGCCAAGCATGAAACAAGTGGTGCGGATGCTAGAAGGGAAGATGGACCCTCAAATTCCACCGATGTTCAGTTCTGCTGTCGAGGAAAAACAAGCGGACCGAACGGAGACTGATAGAGATAGCAATGACAATTTTGTCAAATAA